From a single Planctellipticum variicoloris genomic region:
- a CDS encoding nucleoside deaminase, which produces MLNSSDAPFLQAAIAEARIGLAEGGIPIGSVLVIDGQIVGRGHNRRVQRGSAILHAEMDAVENAGRLTAGDYRRAVLYSTLSPCDMCSGMSLLYRIPRIVIGENRTFRGPEEYVRSRGVAVEVVDDGECVRLMEEFIRAQPELWNEDIGV; this is translated from the coding sequence ATGTTGAATTCTTCTGATGCACCGTTTCTGCAGGCGGCGATTGCGGAGGCCCGGATCGGGCTGGCCGAGGGGGGCATCCCGATTGGGTCGGTGCTGGTCATTGACGGGCAGATTGTCGGGCGGGGGCATAATCGACGGGTGCAGCGGGGGAGTGCGATTCTGCATGCCGAGATGGATGCCGTGGAGAACGCCGGGCGGCTGACGGCGGGGGACTATCGGCGGGCGGTCCTCTACTCGACCCTCTCGCCGTGCGACATGTGTTCGGGGATGTCGCTGCTGTATCGGATTCCGCGGATCGTGATCGGCGAGAACCGGACGTTTCGGGGGCCGGAGGAATACGTCCGGTCGCGGGGGGTGGCGGTGGAAGTCGTCGATGATGGGGAGTGCGTGCGGTTGATGGAGGAGTTTATCCGGGCGCAGCCGGAGCTTTGGAATGAAGATATCGGGGTGTGA
- a CDS encoding ImmA/IrrE family metallo-endopeptidase, with translation MTETVAVKPDLLRWAVDRSRLAPEDLAQAFPKLQQWESGERQPTFRQLEDFARKTLTPLGYLFLEQPPVETLPIPDFRTVGDSPIARPSPNLIETIQVMQRRQAWMRESVIEDGQPALPFVGSAKRSRNVVALAKTIREQLGLSEDWAEQLSTWEEALRRLRQAAENLGILISISGVVGLNNHRPLDPQEFRGFVLCDDYAPLIFVNGKDSRSAQMFTLTHELIHLWLGSGGLFNLVNLLPHDSPTERFCNQVASEFLVIGRKLTERWPTVKSQENPFASLARVFKVSPVVVARRALDLELISRKQFFTFYERDQAEWRRRQEQDKAKGKSGGNFYQTQDSRLGPRFAYAVVRAAREGRLLYRDAYQLTDLKGETFEKYADQLTQRVLQHARP, from the coding sequence ATGACTGAAACCGTCGCCGTCAAACCTGACCTGCTCCGCTGGGCCGTCGACCGCAGTCGACTCGCTCCCGAAGACCTTGCGCAAGCGTTTCCCAAGTTGCAGCAATGGGAATCGGGTGAGCGGCAGCCGACGTTTCGCCAACTGGAAGACTTCGCCCGTAAGACGCTGACTCCGCTCGGCTATCTCTTCCTGGAACAGCCGCCAGTCGAAACGTTGCCGATCCCCGACTTCCGGACCGTGGGCGATTCGCCAATTGCGCGACCGAGTCCCAATCTGATCGAAACGATCCAGGTCATGCAGCGTCGCCAGGCTTGGATGCGGGAATCCGTCATCGAGGATGGTCAGCCCGCTCTGCCATTCGTCGGCAGCGCGAAACGTTCGCGCAACGTGGTCGCGCTCGCAAAGACCATTCGGGAGCAACTCGGACTGTCGGAAGACTGGGCCGAGCAATTGTCGACATGGGAGGAAGCTCTCCGCAGGTTGCGACAGGCCGCGGAGAACCTCGGAATCCTGATCTCGATATCCGGAGTGGTGGGCCTCAACAATCACCGACCGCTCGATCCTCAGGAGTTTCGCGGCTTCGTGCTCTGCGACGACTATGCGCCGCTGATCTTCGTCAACGGCAAGGACTCCCGATCGGCCCAGATGTTCACACTGACGCACGAGTTGATCCACCTTTGGCTGGGCTCAGGGGGACTCTTCAATCTCGTCAACCTGCTGCCGCACGACAGCCCGACCGAACGGTTCTGCAATCAGGTGGCCTCGGAGTTTCTGGTCATCGGCCGCAAACTGACGGAGCGCTGGCCCACGGTGAAGTCGCAGGAAAACCCGTTCGCGTCCCTGGCCCGCGTGTTCAAAGTGAGTCCGGTTGTCGTCGCCCGGCGGGCGCTGGATCTGGAGCTGATTTCGCGGAAGCAGTTCTTCACCTTCTATGAACGCGATCAGGCGGAGTGGCGCCGCCGCCAGGAGCAGGACAAAGCCAAGGGGAAATCGGGCGGTAATTTCTACCAGACGCAGGACAGCCGGCTGGGGCCGCGCTTCGCGTACGCGGTCGTGCGAGCGGCCCGCGAAGGGCGGCTGCTCTATCGGGATGCCTACCAGCTCACGGACCTGAAGGGCGAGACGTTCGAGAAATACGCGGACCAGCTCACTCAGAGGGTGCTGCAGCATGCCCGACCGTAA
- a CDS encoding DUF4411 family protein, with the protein MPDRKQYVLDANVFIQAHRRHYAFDICPGFWDLLVRQHSARTVCSIDKVRDEIAAGQDGDELKKWVKDKQPLDGFFKGTADAAVLAAFRKMMNWVQAHPSFTQDAKSEFAGAADGWLVAYAAANGLAVVTHEELAPQIKKQVRIPNLCVQFGVEYLDTFKMLRELEAKLVLGK; encoded by the coding sequence ATGCCCGACCGTAAGCAGTACGTCCTCGACGCGAACGTCTTCATCCAGGCCCATCGCCGGCACTATGCCTTCGACATCTGCCCCGGCTTCTGGGACCTGCTGGTCAGGCAGCACTCCGCGCGGACCGTTTGCAGCATCGACAAAGTCCGCGACGAGATCGCCGCCGGCCAGGATGGCGACGAGTTGAAGAAATGGGTCAAGGACAAGCAGCCTCTCGACGGATTCTTCAAAGGAACGGCGGACGCCGCGGTTCTCGCGGCATTTCGAAAAATGATGAACTGGGTGCAGGCTCACCCGAGCTTCACTCAGGACGCCAAATCCGAGTTCGCCGGCGCTGCCGACGGCTGGCTTGTCGCCTATGCCGCCGCCAACGGGCTGGCGGTAGTCACTCATGAAGAACTTGCCCCTCAGATCAAGAAACAGGTCCGCATCCCAAACCTCTGCGTACAATTCGGCGTCGAGTATCTCGATACGTTCAAGATGCTGCGCGAACTCGAAGCGAAGCTCGTGCTGGGAAAGTGA